Proteins encoded within one genomic window of Neoarius graeffei isolate fNeoGra1 chromosome 18, fNeoGra1.pri, whole genome shotgun sequence:
- the knstrn gene encoding small kinetochore-associated protein, whose protein sequence is MKKAERAPVKDTGIPTYPHLAAKKAMVKTDTETMIRKNPVKNLKGPSTRYGHQSDVKEQNRLLVVANEDLQKQISELKENMSVLEQRCSDLQENNIEIKKQLRDCHALLIAENLDPVSGEKVGEAAERRAGQRKELMTISQKLLTELKLFDDFTKEHRTHLTEVQNTMRSLKGAREKLHLERESFCMNAENMERALEDAERLLIE, encoded by the exons ATGAAGAAAGCGGAGAGAGCTCCAGTTAAAGATACAGGGATTCCCACATACCCTCATTTAGCAGCTAAGAAGGCAATGGTCAAGACCGACACTGAGACTATGATTAG gaaGAACCCAGTGAAAAATCTCAAAGG GCCTTCAACAAGATATGGCCACCAAAGTGATGTAAAGGAACAAAATCGTCTTTTGGTGGTAGCGAATGAAGATTTGCAGAAACAGATTTCAGAGTTGAAG gAAAACATGTCTGTATTAGAACAACGTTGCAGTGATCTTCAAGAAAACAACATTGAAATTAAGAAACAGCTTAGAGACTGTCATGCACTTCTCATTGCAGAAAACCTTGATCCAG TTTCAGGGGAGAAAGTTGGTGAAGCAGCAGAGCGGAGAGCAGGACAAAGAAAAGAACTCATG acaATTTCCCAGAAACTTTTGACTGAGCTAAAGCTGTTTGATGATTTTACCAAAGAGCACAGAACACATTTAACA GAGGTGCAGAACACCATGAGAAGTCTTAAAGGAGCCAGGGAAAAGCTTCACCTGGAAAGAGAATCATTTTGCATGAATGCTGAGAACATGGAGAGAGCactagaggatgcagagaggctgTTGATCGAGTAA